Part of the Kitasatospora sp. NBC_00374 genome is shown below.
ACCCGCCTCACCCGGCTCACACCCGTCCTGCGGCACACCACGCCGGACGCGGCCCTTCGGCGGGCCGGGCTCACCGCGCCCGACTGGTCCGGCGGCACCCTGATCGGCCGGTCGCTGGCGGAGTTCACCAACCGGTTCGGGCGGCGCGGGATGGCCCGCGGCGCGGTGGTGGTGATCTTCTCGGACGGGTGGGAGGGCGAGGACCCCGCGGCGGTGGGCCGCGAGACGGCCCGCCTCGGACGCCTGGCCCACCGCGTGGTCTGGGTCAACCCGCGCAAGGCAGCCCCCGGGTACGCCCCGCTCGCCGGCGGCATCGCGGCGGCCCTGCCGCACTGCGACGCCTTCGTGAGCGGTCATACCCTCGCGGCGATGACCGAGGTCTTCGACGCCATCGCCGGGTGAGCCGCCCCCCGTCGCGCCGGGCAGGGGCCGGCCCCGACGTTGCTCGGCCCATGTCCTGGGACTGGAGCCGTGTCGGGGAGTTCCGCTCCCGCTGCGGCCGGGACTCCGAGCTCAGTGCAGGACCGTCCCGAACGGGTCGTCCGGCCGCCCGGCCGGACGTTGTGGGGCTTCCACGGGCCCCGCCGGGTCCTCGCTCGGGTCGGGGTCGGGGAAGTGGACGCTGCACCATCTGGACGAGCAGGGGCGCGTAGACGTCGGGCCCGCTGTCCACGTCCGGTGTCGTCATCTCGACGACCAGGACACCCTCCTGCGCAGGGGGCATCGGCAGGTACGCCTTGGCCGAGACCAGCGGGACCGGCCGGTCCGGGGCGAGGTGCCAGCCGGGACCTTCGCCGAGTGTCAGGACGACCGGTCCGGCCGGGGCGTCGAATCGCCTCACCAGATCGATTTTCGATCCAATCACTGATGGATCGTCAGATCAGCTTCCCTGAGGCATCTTTGACGTCATCAGCACAGTGGAACCGTCAGCGGTACTCGCGCAGGCGCGGGCGGACGCCGAGCGCGCTCAGCGCGAGCGCCAGCGTGAGCGCGATGCCGCCTACGGCCGCGGTGCCCGGACTCGGATGGGCGTCGGCCTCGGCCACCGCCGCGTCGAAGGCCCGCTGGTTGATCGCCAGGACATCGCCGAGGGCAGCGCCGAGGAGCTCGAAGTCCGCGTTCGACTGGCCCGGTGCAGTGCCGGTGTTGAACGTCACCGCCTGTTTGAGCTGCCCCTGGTTTCGCAGGGCGCGGATGGTGCGGTCGTCCTGCTGGTAGCGCTGGAACGCCGTCAGGGCCTGTTCGGCCGCGTCCTGCTCGCCCGGGAAGGTGATGTTGCGCAGTTCCATCCCGAGGAAGCCGTCGAAAGGGACCACCCTGCAGTCGGCGCGGTGGGCGTCGATCTGACGGGACAGTTCACTGTTGTAGCTGCCGAGAGTGGCACCCGAGACGTCGGCGACGGCCTGGGTCTTGTCGAGGAAGGCCTGCTCGTACGCGGCTGCCCGGGCCGGGTCGGTGAGATAGCGGCTCTCGTCCGCGTTCATGTCGTAGGCCACCGCGCGGGCGCGGCTGAGGGCGATGACGGAGTCGTAGGCGTTGCGCTTCGCCGTCACCAGGTGGTCTTCGGCCTGCCCGGCGAGCTGGAGGACGGTCGCCAGCCCGATGACGGTGAGCAGGGTCGTGGCGGCGAGTGGCGGGTTGACCCGGCGACGGAAGCGGACGGCCAGGGTTCTCTGCAGGGCGGCCAGTACGACGAGTGCGATCGCACCGGTGCCCAGGATCCACCACCAGCCGGCCGCAAGCTCGTCGCGTTGGGCGGTGTAGATGTGGTCGACGGTGACGGAGTTGGCCGCGGTGATCCGGTCGGCAGCGGGCAACAGCTGCTGCCGGAGCAGATCGGTGGCCTGGCGGTAGGCGTCCAGGGCGTCCGGGGACGGCTTGCCGGCCGACGCGTGGGCCTGGTCCTCCAGGAGCTGGGCACGCGCGACCAGGGCCTCGTAGTGACCGAGTTCGGCGATGGCGGTCTGTACGGCGCGCTGCCCGGAGGGCTCTCCGGCGGCCGCCTCGGCGGCGCGCTGGAGGTCGATACCGGCCTGGTTGCGGCGCTGCTCATAGGTGTCCAGGGTCTGCCTGCGCAGGGCGGAGTAGTCCTGGTCGGCGCCGATCAGCAGCAGATTGGCGGCCTGGGCGTCCATGTCGCTGAGCGCGAAGGACAGGTCGGCGGCGCGCACGGCCTGCGGGGCGGCATGGTGGCCGATGGTGTCGATGCCGTCGCGGGCGCCGACCAGCACCGAGGCCGTGGTGGCGGCGAAGGCGAACACGGTGGCCAGGCAGAGAACCGTGAGCGCACGGACGAGGCGGGGTGTGTTCCACCAGGAACCGCCCAGCGCGGGGATCCGGGCGCGTATGCCCGGTGTCCGGGTCGAGGCGCCGACGTGAGCCTCAGGGCCGCCTGCGGTGGTGGTGCGGGGGGCGCGCTGCCCGGGTGCCGGGCCGGCCGTACCCGAGTTCGCCACCCCAGGCGAGCTCGTCTTCCTCGGTACGGTCGTTCTGCCCTGTGCGCCCGCTGTCATGGCTGCGCGTCCCCCTACCCTTTTCACCTGGCCGCCGGTTGGTTACCTGTGGAGGTCTCCACCGGCGTGGTCACAGCCCGCATCCCCCATGGAGCGGAGCCGCTTCCTCGTCTGCGACGCTATGCCGCCGGATATCGGCTTCCGGCTCTCCCTGACGTTTCCTTGGCGGCACGGGGAGCGATCTTGACGCTTCATTGGCGCCCGGCCGGCGCCGACGACCACCTCCCCAAGTCCTTCGGCTATGGACGAGCTCCTCGCCCCCCTCCGGGCCGTGCTGCGTCGCCCGCCCGCCGAGACGCCGCCGCGTTGGGCTGTGATCGGCGACCACGAGGTCGCCGCGTCCACCGTCACCGACCCGCCAGCCCCGGACCTCGCGCAGGATCTGCCGCCCGGGCACCAGCTTCACCGGGTTGGACGCCGCACCGCCACGCTGATGGGCGCCCGGCCCGGCCGGGGCCGATGCGCCGGCGCCCGGCCTGGCCTGTGAGGATGACCAGCAACATGGGGGGGTGACCGGCCGGGCACCCCCGGCCACGTGGAGGAGCGGTTCGGGTGTCGCAGCAGGGACCGCAGGGCCTGGTCGAGCGGATGGAACACCACCAGGTCACGGTGTATCTCGGGGCGATGACCGCCGGTGCTCTGCTCGGCTGGACCGCACCCAGCTGGGGGCCGGGCCTGGAGCACGCCATCAACCCGGTGCTCGGCGCCCTGCTCTTCGTCACCTTCCTCCAGGTCCCGGCCGCCGAGCTGGTCCGCTCTCTGCGCGACGGCAGATTCCTGGCCGCCGCCCTGGTGGTGAACTTCGTGGTAGTGCCGCTGCTGGTCGCCGCGATGTTCGCGTTCCTGCCCGCGAACGAGGCCGTGCGCCTCGGCGTGCTGCTGGTGCTGCTGTGCCCGTGCGTCGACTACGTGATCGTCTTCTCCGGCCTGGCAGGCGGCAGCAGCCGCCGTCTGCTCGCCGCCACCCCGGTCCTGCTGGTGGCGCAGATGCTGCTGCTGCCGGTGTTTCTGTACCTGTTCATGGGCTCCGACCTCGCGGACATCGTCGATGTCGGCCCGTTCCTGGAGGCGTTCGCGTTCCTGATCGTCATCCCGCTGACTCTGGCCTGGGCACTCCAGGTGTGGGCCGCGCGCCGCCCGACCGGACTGAAGGTCGCGGGCGCCGCGACCACCACGATGGTGCCGCTGATGGCCGCCACCCTCCTCGTGGTCGTCGCCTCCCAGGTCCCCGGGCTCGGCGGCAACCTCGCCGACGTCGGCGCCGTCATCCCCTTCTACGCCGCGTTCCTCGTCGTCATGGCCTTCGCCGGCCGCGCGGTGGCCCGCCTGTTCCGTCTGGACACCGGCGCAAGCCGCGCGGTCGTCTTCACCGGCGCCACCCGTAACTCCCTCGTCGTCCTGCCCCTCGCCCTGGCCCTGCCCGACGACCTGGCGGTGGCCGCCGTCGTCGTGGTCACCCAAACCCTCGTCGAGGTCGTCGGCATGGTCGCCTACGTCCGTCTCGTACCGCGCCTCGTCCCCGACACCGCGCGCTGACACGAGCGTCCGGCCATGCGCTGGACACCGGATTCACGACGGCCGAACGACGTGACGCCGCCGCACCGGTAGGCGCCCGCCGAGGCCGGGTGGGCCACCCGGATCCGGACCTCGGCGGGGCCGGAGAAAGCCGGAACACCGGGGCCGGAACACAGGCCGGTACGGACACACGCCCTCCGCCGGCTCGTCCTACATCCGCAGGCGCAGGCGGCAGACGACGGCGTCCGTGTGACGGCGCAGGGCACGGTCGATGACCGCGCCGCGCTGGTTCTGCAGGGCGCGCTGCCACAGCCGGGCGGGTTCGACCTCGGGGATCAGGACGGTGATCCGGTCGAAAGCGTTCTCGGCGGCCAGTGCGTTGACGTACGCGGCGATCGGCGCGCCAAGTCTGCGGTGGCCGTCGGGGATCTCGACCAGGTCCACCCCGGGCCGCCAGAGCTCCCAGTCGCGGCGCAGCGCCTCGGCGGCCTGCCGGTCCTCGGCGTCGGGCTCGGCATGCACGACCGTGACCGCGCGTACCTCGTCGCCGAGCGAGAGGGCGGCGGACAGCGCCTCCCTGGTGAGCCGGGTGATCGCCCGCACGGGGACGACGACCAGGGAGCGCTGCTCAGTGAGCGGCCCGGGGGTCCGGCCGAGCTCCAGGCGGGTGCCGATGCGGCCATAGGTGCGATGGATGCGCTCGAAGAGCAGGACGAGCAGGGGCAGGGCCAGGCAGATGCCCCAGGCGCCCTCGGTGAACTTGGTGCCGGTGACCACGAGGGTGGCGATGCCGGTCAGCAGGGCGCCGAACCCGTTGAGCAGGGCCTTTCCGCGCCAGCCGGCGCAGCGCGCCCGCTCCCAGTGCCTGACCATGCCGATCTGGCAGATCGTGAAGCCGACGAAGACGCCGATCGCGAAGAGCGGCACCAGGCTGTTCACGTCGCCGCCGGAGGCGACCAGCAGGACGGCGGAGACCCCGGCGAGGAAGAGCACACCGTGCCGGTGGACCTGGCGGTCGGCGCGAAGGGCGAAGACGTGCGGCAGGTGGTTGTCCCGGGCCAGCAGATGAAGCAGCACCGGCAGGCCGCCGAACGAGGTGTTGGCCGCCAGTGCGAGCAGCACCACCGTCGCGAACTGCACCAGGTAGAAGCCGAAGCCCTGCCCGAGCGAGGCGTCCGCGAGCTGGGCGAGAACCGTCACGCCCTCGACGGGCTGGAGGTGGAACCGTCCGATCAGCACCGCCAGGCCGATCAGCATCACGCCCAGCAGCGCCCCGAGCGCGACCTCGGTGCGCTGGGCCCGCCGGACCCCCGGCGTACGGAAGGAGGGCACGGCGTTGGCGATCGCCTCCACGCCGGTCAGCGCCGAGCAGCCCGAGGCGAAGGCCTTGAGCAGCAGCAGTGCCCCGACCGCGGTGGCGTTCCCCGCCAGCGCCGAGGCGTGCCCGGCGGCGGCCTCGGGGGACGCCGGCGCGTCCCGGAACAGGCCGACCACGATGATCGCCAGGATCGAGGCCACGAACACGGCGGTCGGCACCATGAACCAGCGGGCCGACTCCGCGATGCCCCGCAGGTTCACCGCCGTGACCAGTGCCAGCACGCCCAGGCACAGCCACACCCGATCCCCGTACAGCCCCGGGAAGGCGGAGGTCAACGCCGCCACTCCGGCGGTCACCGACACCGCGACGTTCAGGATGTAGTCGATCACCAGCGAGGCCGCCGCGGCGAGCGCCGTCCGGCGGCCCAGGTGGGCCTTGGCGACCGCGTACGAGCCTCCGCCGTCCGGGAACGCCGCGATCACCTGCCGGTAGGAGGCGACCAGCACCGCGAGCAGCACAGCGATCGCCACGGTCACCGGAAGCGTGAACCCGAGCCCGTAGCCACCGGCGGCGGCCAGCACCAGCACGATCGACTCCGGCCCGTACGCGACCGAGGCCATCGCGTCCAGCGACAGCGCGGCCAGTCCGCCGAGTGCGGTCAGTCGGTGGCGTTCGTCCGCACGTCCGGTGCCGGGGGGCTCCGGCTCGGCGGTCGCCGGGGGTGTGGCGGACAGGGGGTCGGCAGTGCCGGTCATCGATGGCCTCCGCAGGTATCGGCAGTGGCTCGATCCTGCGGCGCGGCCGGACTCGCGCCGCTCGGCCCGAACGTGCTCCTGACGTCGACGGCTGCCTTCTTGACACGATCCTGACGCGGCGGGCATGCCGAGACCCCGGGAGTCTGCAGACTCCCGGGGTCTCGGGGTTGCGGCATCCGGCGCCGGTGGCACTCGGCGCCAGGTGGGTCTCAGGGTTCTACTGGCTCGCCTTGCGGCCGTGGTTGGCCTTCTTCACGGGACATCATGTGCTGGGCGTGATGCCGGTGGAACTCGGCGTCCCGCTCCTCGTCACCATCGACGTCCACGACCACGACCACACCGTCGACGCCTCCTTGCGCCCCGGCCAGGGGCGGGTCACCGCCCGCGACACCACCGCTCCCGCCGAGCGCCGGCCTACGGCTCCTCCACCACCTCGCACGGCAGGCTGTGGCCCCTTCCCCCCGAACGGACCGGCATCTCCACCCCGGCTACGTCCTGCGGCCCGAGGACCGCGTGGTCCTGGCCACGAAGGCCATCGACTCCGAAGCGTAGGAAGTTCGTCAAGGACACCCGGTCGTCGGCTCGGCCACGGCGAGTCGAGCTCCGTCGACCACTAGTGTCCTGCGCCGCAAGTGCCAAGCCTAAGTTCACTAGGGTTTTATGGTGCTCTGGGGGTGATTTTGGTGAGGTAGTCGGCGAGCGAGTTCAGGATCTCGTCGGCGGTCTTGGTCCAGGTGAAGGGCTTCGGGTCCTCGTTCCAGGTCTGGATCCAGGTGCGGATGTCGTTCTCGAGAGCCTGGATGGAGGTGTGGACGCCGCGGCGGATGAGCTTGTCGGTCAGCAGGCCGAACCAGCGCTCGACCTGGTTGATCCAGGAGGAGCCGGTCGGGGTGAAGTGGACGTGGAACCGGGGATGCCGGGCCAGCCATTTCTGGATCTCGGGGGTCTTGTGGGTGGCGTAGTTGTCGCATACCAGATGCACGTCGAGCTCGGTCGACACGGCCTTGTCTATCGTGATCAGGAACTTTTTGAACTCGATGGCGCGGTGGCGTCGGTGCAGAGCACTGATGACGCTGCCGTCGGCAATGTTGAACGCGGCGAACAGGCTCGTGATGCCATGGCGCAGGTAGTCGTGGGTGCGACGCTCGGGCATGCCGGGCATCATCGGCAGCACCGGCTGGGATCGGTCCAGCGCCTGGATCTGGCTTTTCTCGTCGACACAGAGCACCACCGCCCGCTCCGGCGGGTTGTGGTAGAGCCCGACGACGTCGACGACCTTGTCCACGAACTGCGCGTCGGTGGAGAGCTTGAACGAATCCTGCAGGTGCGGCTTGAGGTCAAACTTCTGCCAGATGCGCCCGATGGTGGACTTCGACAGGCCGGTACGTTCGGCCATCGAGGCGCGTGACCAGTGGGTGGCGTGCTTCGGTGTGGACTCCAAAGTCGCCGCCACGACATCCTCGACCCTGTCGAGCAGGATCGAGGGTGGCCTGCCGGGGCGCGGTTCGTCGACCAGACCGTCCAGGCGGTCCTCGACGAACCGGGCCCGCCAACGGTTCACCGTCGCCTGGGCGGTGCCGAGTTCGACCGCGACCTGCTTGTTCGTGCCGCCCTCCGAGCATCGCAGCACGATCCTGGCCCGCAACGCGAGGGACTGGGCCGTCTTCGCCCGCCTCGCCCATCGGGTCAGTTCCTCCCGCTCCGACTCGGTGAGTACAAGTTCCGCCTTGCGGCGGCCGGGCCGTGGCTCGTCCGCAAGGCCCGCCAGTCGGTCAGCCGCGAAACGGGCCCGCCACTTGCGCACGGTCGCCACATTCACGCCCCTATCGGCCGCCACCCGCGTACTTGACACTCCGTCCGCGCAGGCCAGGACGATCCCGGCCCGCTCGGCGAGCCGGGCCCCCGCCCCGCCGGCCGCCCAGTGCGACAACTCAATGCGCTCCTTCGAGGAGAGCACAATCTCTACAGCCTTCGGACCTCGTTGCGACACGAAAAACAGACTACAGACTTATGACTGATATTTCCGGCGCAGGACACTAGGGTGGGGCACTTCTCTCCGGTCGCCAGATCCGCAAGGAGCCTCAGCGCAGTGTCAGACACCTTCGCCCACCTGCATGTTCACACCGAGTACTCGATGCTGGACGGGGCGGCAAAGAACGGCAAGCTGTTCGCGGAGGCCGAGCGGCAGGAGATGCCCGCGATCGCGATGAGCGACCACGGCAACATGTTCGGCGCGTACGAGTTCTTCCATGCCTCGGCCAGGACCGGCGTGAAGCCGATCATCGGCATCGAGGCGTACGTCGCACCGGGCTCGCGCTTCGAGAAGAAGCAGGTCTTCTGGTCGCCCGGCGGCCAGCGCCCGTCCGGCGCGGACGGCGAGGGCGGCAAGGACGTCTCCGGCGGCGGCCGCTACACCCACATGACCATGTGGGCGCAGAACGCGACCGGTCTGCGCAACCTCTTCAAGCTCTCCTCGCTCGCGTCGATGGAGGGCTACTACATGAAGCCCCGGATGGACCGCGAGCTGATCGCCGCGAACGCGGCCGGCATCATCGCCACTACCGGCTGTCCCTCGGGCGAGGTGCAGACCCGGCTGCGCCTCGGGCAGTACGAGGAGGCGGTCAAGGCCGCCGGCGCGTACCAGGACATCTTCGGCCGGGAGAACTACTTCCTGGAGCTGATGGACCACGGCCTGTCCATCGAGCGGGACGTCCGCCAGGACCTGTTGCGCCTGGCCGAGCAGCTGAACATCCCGCTGCTCGCGACCAACGACTCCCACTACGTGACCGCCGACCAGGCGGACGCGCACGACAGTCTGCTGTGCGTCGGCGTGGGCAAGAACAAGGACGACCCGAACCGCTTCAAGTTCCAGGGCACCGGCTACTACATCAAGACCGCGGCCGAGATGCGCGAGCTGTTCCGCGAGTTGCCGGAGGCCTGCGACAACACCCTGCTGATCGCCGAGCGGATCGAGTCGTACGAGGAGGTCTTCACCTACGTCGACCGGATGCCGCAGTTCGACGTGCCCGAGGGTGAGACCCAGGCGTCGTACCTGCGCAAGAAGATCGCCGCAGGCCTGAAGGTCCGGTACGGCGACAGCCCGAGCCAGGAGGTGCTGGACCGGATCGAGCTGGAGATGGGTGTCATCACCCCGATGGGGTTCGACGCGTACTTCCTCGTGGTCGCGGACATCTGCCAGTACGCACGGGACAACGGCATCCCGGTCGGTCCGGGCCGTGGCTCGGCGGCCGGTTCGATGGTCGCGTACCTCACCCGGATCACCGAGCTGGACCCGCTGGAGCACGACCTGCTGTTCGAGCGGTTCCTGAACCCCGAGCGCATCAACCCGCCGGACGTCGACATCGACTTCGACGACCGCCAGCGTGACCAGATGGTGCGCTATGTCACCGACAAGTACGGCTCCGCGTACACCGCCCAGGTGAACACCTTCGGCACGATCAAGGCCAAGGCCGCCGTCAAGGACGCCAACCGCATCCTGGGCTACCCGTTCGCGATGGGCGACCGGATCACCAAGGCGATGCCGCCGGACGTGATGGGCAAGGGCGTCCCGCTGGCGGACCTGTTCGACGAGACCCACTCCCGCTACAACGAGGGCACCGAGATCCGGGCGCTCTACGACAACGAGTCCGACGTCAAGAAGATCATCGACACCGGCCGGGGTATCGAGGGCCTGATCCGCGGCACCGGCGTGCACGCCGCCGCCGTCATCCTGTCCTCGACCCCGCTGCTCGACCTGATCCCGCTGCACAGGCGGGACAAGGACGGCGTGATCATCACCGGCTTCGACTACCCGTCGTGCGAAGCCATGGGCCTGATCAAGATGGACTTCCTGGGCCTGCGGAACCTGGGCATCATCGACCACTGCATCAAGATCATCAAGGCCAACCGGGGCGCCGACGTCGACATCGAGAAGATCCCACTCGACGACCCGACCACCTACCAACTCCTCGCCCGCGGCGACACCCTGGGCGTCTTCCAGCTCGACGGCGGCCCGATGCGCGCCCTGCTCCGCCTGATGAAGCCCACCGAGTTCGCCGACATCTCGGCCGTCAGCGCCCTCTACCGGCCCGGCCCGATGGGCATGAACTCGCACACCAACTACGCGCTCCGCAAGAACGGCCAGCAGGAGATCATCCCGATCCATCCCGAGCTGGAAGCCCCGCTGAGCGAGGTCCTCGGCCCCACCTACGGCCTGATCGTCTACCAGGAGCAGGTGCAGCGAGCAGCGCAGGTGCTGGCCGGCTACAGCCTCGGCCAGGCCGACCTGCTCCGCCGCGCGATGGGCAAGAAGAAGAAGGAGGTCCTGGAGAAGGAGTTCATCCCGTTCCAGGCCGGCTGCCACGAACGCGGCTACTCCGACGAGGCGATCAAGGCCGTGTGGGACGTCCTGGTGCCGTTCGCCGGCTACGCCTTCAACAAATCGCACTCCGCCGCCTACGGCCTGGTCTCCTACCAGACCGCCTATCTCAAGGCCAACTACCCGGCCGAGTACATGGCCGCTCTCCTGACCTCGGTGGCCGACGACAAGGACAAGATGGCCGTCTACCTGGCCGAGTGCCGCCAGATGGGCATCAAGATCCTCTCCCCGGACGTCAACGAGTCCGTGGTCGACTTCACCGCCGTCGGCAGCGACGTCCGCTTCGGCCTGAAGGCCGTCCGCAACGTCGGCGTGCCGGTCATCGAGTCGCTGGTGAGCACCCGCAAGGAGAAGGGAAAGTACACCTCCTTCGCGGACTTCCTCGACAAGGTCGAACTGGTGGTCTGCAACAAGCGCACCGTCGACTCCCTCGTCAAGGCCGGCGCGTTCGACTCCCTCGGCCACACCCGTCTCTCCCTGAGCACCGTGCACGAGAGCGCCATCGACGCCGTCACCGGCGTCAAGAAGCAGCAGGCGATCGGCCAGGACGACCTCTTCGGCGCCCTCGACACCGGCGACGGCGCCCCGGCAATCGGCCTGGACTTCCAACTCACCGACCGCGAATGGCCGCGCAAGCAACTGCTCAGCCTGGAACGGGAGATGCTCGGCCTGTACGTCTCCAGC
Proteins encoded:
- the dnaE gene encoding DNA polymerase III subunit alpha, coding for MSDTFAHLHVHTEYSMLDGAAKNGKLFAEAERQEMPAIAMSDHGNMFGAYEFFHASARTGVKPIIGIEAYVAPGSRFEKKQVFWSPGGQRPSGADGEGGKDVSGGGRYTHMTMWAQNATGLRNLFKLSSLASMEGYYMKPRMDRELIAANAAGIIATTGCPSGEVQTRLRLGQYEEAVKAAGAYQDIFGRENYFLELMDHGLSIERDVRQDLLRLAEQLNIPLLATNDSHYVTADQADAHDSLLCVGVGKNKDDPNRFKFQGTGYYIKTAAEMRELFRELPEACDNTLLIAERIESYEEVFTYVDRMPQFDVPEGETQASYLRKKIAAGLKVRYGDSPSQEVLDRIELEMGVITPMGFDAYFLVVADICQYARDNGIPVGPGRGSAAGSMVAYLTRITELDPLEHDLLFERFLNPERINPPDVDIDFDDRQRDQMVRYVTDKYGSAYTAQVNTFGTIKAKAAVKDANRILGYPFAMGDRITKAMPPDVMGKGVPLADLFDETHSRYNEGTEIRALYDNESDVKKIIDTGRGIEGLIRGTGVHAAAVILSSTPLLDLIPLHRRDKDGVIITGFDYPSCEAMGLIKMDFLGLRNLGIIDHCIKIIKANRGADVDIEKIPLDDPTTYQLLARGDTLGVFQLDGGPMRALLRLMKPTEFADISAVSALYRPGPMGMNSHTNYALRKNGQQEIIPIHPELEAPLSEVLGPTYGLIVYQEQVQRAAQVLAGYSLGQADLLRRAMGKKKKEVLEKEFIPFQAGCHERGYSDEAIKAVWDVLVPFAGYAFNKSHSAAYGLVSYQTAYLKANYPAEYMAALLTSVADDKDKMAVYLAECRQMGIKILSPDVNESVVDFTAVGSDVRFGLKAVRNVGVPVIESLVSTRKEKGKYTSFADFLDKVELVVCNKRTVDSLVKAGAFDSLGHTRLSLSTVHESAIDAVTGVKKQQAIGQDDLFGALDTGDGAPAIGLDFQLTDREWPRKQLLSLEREMLGLYVSSHPLDGAEHILSRNRDTSIAELMGSGRTEGEVRLAGLITAVDRRINKAGNAWAIITLADRDGSVEVLFFPATYNLMADQMVEDNVISARGRLNERDGSLSIFGQEISTLDVSSAELGTKPPVQITIPAGKITPDLVAELRRALQDHPGDVPVRLLTTNWDKNTLYELGFLVNPDNGLASDIKTLFGTNAWAGTV
- a CDS encoding IS630 family transposase, which produces MSHWAAGGAGARLAERAGIVLACADGVSSTRVAADRGVNVATVRKWRARFAADRLAGLADEPRPGRRKAELVLTESEREELTRWARRAKTAQSLALRARIVLRCSEGGTNKQVAVELGTAQATVNRWRARFVEDRLDGLVDEPRPGRPPSILLDRVEDVVAATLESTPKHATHWSRASMAERTGLSKSTIGRIWQKFDLKPHLQDSFKLSTDAQFVDKVVDVVGLYHNPPERAVVLCVDEKSQIQALDRSQPVLPMMPGMPERRTHDYLRHGITSLFAAFNIADGSVISALHRRHRAIEFKKFLITIDKAVSTELDVHLVCDNYATHKTPEIQKWLARHPRFHVHFTPTGSSWINQVERWFGLLTDKLIRRGVHTSIQALENDIRTWIQTWNEDPKPFTWTKTADEILNSLADYLTKITPRAP
- a CDS encoding APC family permease, with the protein product MTGTADPLSATPPATAEPEPPGTGRADERHRLTALGGLAALSLDAMASVAYGPESIVLVLAAAGGYGLGFTLPVTVAIAVLLAVLVASYRQVIAAFPDGGGSYAVAKAHLGRRTALAAAASLVIDYILNVAVSVTAGVAALTSAFPGLYGDRVWLCLGVLALVTAVNLRGIAESARWFMVPTAVFVASILAIIVVGLFRDAPASPEAAAGHASALAGNATAVGALLLLKAFASGCSALTGVEAIANAVPSFRTPGVRRAQRTEVALGALLGVMLIGLAVLIGRFHLQPVEGVTVLAQLADASLGQGFGFYLVQFATVVLLALAANTSFGGLPVLLHLLARDNHLPHVFALRADRQVHRHGVLFLAGVSAVLLVASGGDVNSLVPLFAIGVFVGFTICQIGMVRHWERARCAGWRGKALLNGFGALLTGIATLVVTGTKFTEGAWGICLALPLLVLLFERIHRTYGRIGTRLELGRTPGPLTEQRSLVVVPVRAITRLTREALSAALSLGDEVRAVTVVHAEPDAEDRQAAEALRRDWELWRPGVDLVEIPDGHRRLGAPIAAYVNALAAENAFDRITVLIPEVEPARLWQRALQNQRGAVIDRALRRHTDAVVCRLRLRM
- a CDS encoding arsenic resistance protein, whose translation is MEHHQVTVYLGAMTAGALLGWTAPSWGPGLEHAINPVLGALLFVTFLQVPAAELVRSLRDGRFLAAALVVNFVVVPLLVAAMFAFLPANEAVRLGVLLVLLCPCVDYVIVFSGLAGGSSRRLLAATPVLLVAQMLLLPVFLYLFMGSDLADIVDVGPFLEAFAFLIVIPLTLAWALQVWAARRPTGLKVAGAATTTMVPLMAATLLVVVASQVPGLGGNLADVGAVIPFYAAFLVVMAFAGRAVARLFRLDTGASRAVVFTGATRNSLVVLPLALALPDDLAVAAVVVVTQTLVEVVGMVAYVRLVPRLVPDTAR